One segment of Daphnia magna isolate NIES linkage group LG2, ASM2063170v1.1, whole genome shotgun sequence DNA contains the following:
- the LOC116917670 gene encoding ubiquinone biosynthesis O-methyltransferase, mitochondrial, which produces MLCFKRTITANQRFCRNISLKSTVSVEELRKFNAMAKEWWDVDGPVKPLHSFNKLRVPFLERGIYSCQKSVVTNATRALPLAGCKILDVGCGAGILSENLGRLGASVTGIDPSEDNIRVALLRAHKMKLKNVSYAVKTVEDVDPSNAHSPTLFDAVVASEVIEHVENQKFFVKKCSQLLKPGGSLFITTQNRTAASWAFVIFGAEYVFNIIPRGTHEWTKFLTPDELIFETEKNGCQLRQLRGYFYNPFIDRWTWSKSTSVNYALHVQKSHHSKW; this is translated from the exons ATGCTGTGTTTTAAACGTACGATAACCGCAAATCAACGTTTCTGTAGAAATATTTCTCTGAAATCAACTGTAAGTGTTGAAGAGCTTCGAAAATTCAATGCAATGGCAAAGGAATGGTGGGACGTCGACGGACCAGTCAAGCCCTTACACTCGTTCAATAAACTAAG AGTACCTTTTCTTGAACGTGGCATTTATTCTTGTCAAAAATCAGTCGTGACAAACGCTACCCGCGCACTTCCTTTAGCCGGATGCAAAATATTAGACGTCGGGTGCGGTGCGGGCATTTTGAGCGAAAATCTAGGTCGTTTAGGAGCAAGTGTTACAGGCATCGATCCGAGCGAAGATAATATTCGAGTAGCTCTTCTACGCGCCCACAAAATGAAGCTAAAAAATGTGTCTTATGCAGTCAAAACTGTTGAAGATGTCGACCCATCTAATGCTCATTCTCCAACTCTATTTGATGCCGTCGTCGCATCGGAAGTTATAGAGCATGTGGAAAACcagaaattttttgtcaaGAAATGCAGTCAATTGCTAAAG CCAGGAGGTTCTTTATTTATAACCACCCAAAATAGGACTGCTGCTTCTTGGGCCTTCGTCATCTTTGGAGCGGAATACGTTTTTAATATTATACCAAGAGGGACACATGAATGGACAAAGTTTCTCACTCCGGACGAGCTCATttttgaaacagaaaaaa ATGGTTGTCAACTGCGGCAGCTTCGTGGCTATTTCTATAATCCCTTCATTGACAGATGGACTTGGTCTAAATCCACTAGCGTCAATTATGCCTTACACGTACAAAAATCCCATCATAGCAAGTGGTAA